The following proteins come from a genomic window of Streptomyces sp. GS7:
- the rph gene encoding rifamycin-inactivating phosphotransferase yields the protein MIERYVWDLHEADETQVAVVGGKGAHLGGLSRIEGIRVPGGFCVTTDAFRRIMAEAPSIDDRLDQLSRLTRLDGEGDDREAIRTLSAQIRRTIEGIAIPGDLAEAITRALARLGEQAGYAVRSSATAEDLPTASFAGQQDTYLNVVGPTAILQHISRCWASLFTERAVTYRQRNGIDHRTVHMAVVVQQMVVPDAAGILFTADPVTGNRKVATVDAGFGLGEALVSGLVNPDVLTVRHGEVVAKAIAAKQRAVHALPAGGTQEVAIDSQRQEQPALTDAQVVRLVQLGRRIEAHFGRPQDIEWCLVDDGFQIVQSRPITTLFPVPEAGDQENHVYVSVGHGQMMTDPMKPLGFSMWQLTAMVPMHEAGGRLFVDVTRRLASPASRAGLLDVFGRGDPLIRDALETVLDRDGFVPSLPDAPPGGPQSGGPPASGASAPIETDPAIVTELIERSQVSIAALERDIRTKTGPALFDFLLDAFEEHKRVVGDPLNLQAIMAGMEATWWLNDKLQEWLGEKNAADTLTLSAPDNVTSEMGLALLDVADVIRPQSEVVAFLKGVEDEGFLDELAKLAGGTEARDAIEAYLDRYGMRCVGEIDITRPRWRERPSTLVPAILDNVRNFEPGAAERRFEQGRQKAQKKEQDVLSRLRALPDGDRKAGEAKRMIDRVRTFIGYREYPKYGIVSRYFVYKQALLEEAERLVQANVLPEKEDVFYLTFQEFHDVVRSNRLDHQLIQQRKDAFRSYHALTPPRVLTSDGEAVTGAYRRDDVPAGALIGLPVSAGTIEGRARVILDLAEADLEAGDILVTTFTDPSWSPLFVGIAGLVTEVGGLMTHGAVIAREYGLPAVVGVEQATRLIRDGQRIRVHGTDGYIEFLP from the coding sequence ATGATCGAGCGGTACGTGTGGGATCTTCACGAGGCTGACGAGACGCAGGTCGCGGTCGTCGGCGGCAAGGGCGCGCACCTGGGCGGACTGTCGCGGATCGAGGGCATCCGCGTGCCGGGTGGCTTTTGCGTGACGACGGACGCCTTCCGGCGGATCATGGCGGAAGCGCCGTCGATCGACGATCGGCTCGATCAGTTGTCGCGCTTGACTCGCCTTGATGGAGAGGGGGACGACCGGGAGGCGATCCGCACGCTCAGCGCGCAGATTCGTCGGACCATCGAAGGGATCGCCATCCCGGGCGATCTCGCGGAGGCGATCACCCGCGCGCTCGCCCGGCTCGGCGAGCAAGCAGGCTACGCCGTCCGATCCAGCGCGACGGCGGAGGACCTGCCGACGGCCTCCTTCGCCGGCCAGCAGGACACGTACCTGAACGTCGTGGGGCCGACGGCGATCCTCCAGCACATCAGCCGGTGCTGGGCCTCGCTGTTCACCGAGCGGGCCGTGACCTACCGCCAGCGGAACGGTATCGACCACCGTACGGTCCACATGGCCGTGGTCGTGCAGCAGATGGTCGTCCCGGATGCGGCCGGCATCCTGTTCACGGCCGACCCCGTCACGGGCAACCGGAAGGTCGCCACCGTGGACGCCGGCTTCGGCCTCGGCGAGGCCCTGGTCTCCGGCCTGGTGAACCCGGACGTCCTCACGGTGCGACACGGCGAAGTCGTCGCCAAGGCGATCGCCGCCAAACAGCGTGCCGTTCACGCCCTGCCGGCCGGCGGTACGCAGGAAGTGGCGATCGACTCGCAGCGGCAGGAGCAGCCGGCGCTGACGGATGCGCAGGTCGTGCGGCTCGTGCAGCTCGGGCGGCGGATCGAGGCGCACTTCGGCCGCCCGCAGGACATCGAATGGTGCCTGGTCGATGACGGCTTCCAGATCGTTCAGAGCCGGCCGATCACGACGCTGTTTCCCGTCCCTGAGGCCGGCGACCAGGAGAATCACGTCTACGTCTCCGTCGGCCATGGGCAGATGATGACCGACCCCATGAAGCCCCTGGGGTTCTCCATGTGGCAGCTGACGGCCATGGTGCCGATGCACGAGGCCGGCGGGAGGCTGTTCGTCGACGTCACCCGGCGCCTGGCCTCGCCCGCGAGCCGCGCCGGCCTCCTGGACGTCTTCGGGAGAGGCGATCCGCTGATCAGGGACGCTCTGGAGACCGTCCTCGACCGCGACGGTTTCGTCCCGTCGCTCCCGGACGCCCCTCCCGGCGGGCCGCAGTCCGGCGGGCCGCCGGCCAGCGGTGCGTCCGCCCCGATCGAGACCGATCCGGCCATCGTCACCGAGCTGATCGAGCGCAGCCAGGTGTCCATCGCCGCCCTGGAGCGCGACATCCGGACGAAGACGGGACCGGCGCTGTTCGACTTCCTGCTGGATGCCTTCGAGGAGCACAAACGAGTCGTCGGTGATCCGCTGAACCTTCAGGCGATCATGGCGGGGATGGAGGCCACGTGGTGGCTCAACGACAAGCTGCAGGAGTGGCTGGGCGAGAAGAACGCGGCTGACACGCTCACGCTGTCCGCCCCCGACAACGTCACGTCGGAGATGGGACTGGCGCTGCTCGACGTCGCGGACGTGATCCGCCCGCAGTCGGAGGTGGTGGCGTTCCTGAAGGGCGTCGAGGACGAGGGCTTCCTGGACGAGCTGGCGAAGCTCGCGGGCGGGACCGAAGCGCGCGACGCCATAGAGGCATACCTCGACCGTTACGGCATGCGCTGCGTCGGCGAGATCGACATCACGAGGCCGCGTTGGCGCGAGCGCCCCAGCACGCTCGTTCCCGCGATCCTCGACAACGTCAGGAACTTCGAGCCGGGCGCAGCCGAGCGACGCTTCGAGCAAGGACGGCAGAAGGCGCAGAAGAAGGAACAGGACGTGTTGTCACGCCTGCGGGCCCTGCCGGACGGGGACCGGAAAGCCGGCGAGGCCAAGCGGATGATCGACCGGGTCCGCACCTTCATCGGGTACCGGGAGTACCCGAAGTACGGCATCGTCAGCCGCTACTTCGTCTACAAGCAGGCCCTGCTGGAGGAGGCCGAGCGCCTCGTGCAGGCCAACGTGCTACCTGAGAAGGAGGACGTCTTCTACCTCACGTTCCAGGAGTTCCACGACGTGGTCCGTTCGAACCGGCTGGATCACCAGCTCATCCAGCAGCGCAAGGACGCGTTCCGGTCGTACCACGCGCTCACACCGCCCCGGGTGCTCACCTCGGATGGCGAGGCCGTGACCGGGGCGTACCGGCGCGACGACGTGCCGGCCGGCGCCCTGATCGGCCTACCGGTTTCCGCCGGGACCATCGAAGGACGGGCCCGCGTCATCCTCGACCTGGCGGAGGCCGATCTCGAAGCGGGCGACATCCTGGTCACGACCTTCACGGACCCCAGCTGGTCGCCGCTGTTCGTCGGAATCGCGGGCCTGGTGACGGAGGTGGGCGGCCTGATGACCCATGGCGCGGTGATCGCCCGGGAGTACGGCTTGCCGGCCGTCGTGGGCGTGGAGCAGGCCACCCGGCTGATCCGGGACGGCCAGCGGATCCGCGTGCACGGAACCGACGGGTACATCGAGTTCCTGCCGTGA
- a CDS encoding glycoside hydrolase family 5 protein produces MPLRRSVATFVLSLALLCAVPAAVPSTAPAVSARTAARSEPAGTRGRPAGAWPVPTGTVTAPDGRTLFTDRNGRVLRLRGLNLGKTDTVTERHIARLARDGFDLMRLNIQWEKVEPHRHRQDTRYLRYLDRVLGWADRYRVLVLIDWHQDVFGPAFGHDGIPAWATRTDGLPFEPNPDDWFADYFQPAVQAAFTHLYDDPDLRAAQAAVYARVATALRGHPSLLGYDLFNEPFGPVPGDPDNPEDRIRASAALERGRLAAMYRRLIRAVRAADPNAWLFLEPTVLVGQGVPTSLPGFHDPRPGAGRLGYAPHSYDTAVESGADWDPADRFIEHYETAIGGYPAAHRLPVLVGEWGPPRATTPGNAELIRRQVASMDRFASGWALWYDCRAPNGSGYCAYGTNGGPAPGKGPAFAPYAPVVAGIPDTDAYTPPTGTYTLTLTADATTRHAWTFLSLPATAFPRGARVSVTGAGPAVVVAAGPGRAGLLLPAARPGAMVRVTATGRRPHAGRRAPSCLDTSPGRPAATDCP; encoded by the coding sequence ATGCCGCTGCGCCGCTCCGTCGCGACCTTCGTCCTCAGCCTGGCCCTGCTGTGTGCCGTCCCCGCAGCCGTCCCGTCCACGGCGCCGGCGGTATCCGCGCGGACGGCCGCCCGGTCCGAGCCGGCAGGCACCCGCGGCAGGCCGGCAGGTGCCTGGCCCGTCCCCACCGGCACCGTCACCGCCCCCGACGGCCGTACGCTCTTCACCGACCGGAACGGTCGCGTCCTGCGGTTGCGCGGGCTCAACCTGGGCAAGACCGACACGGTGACCGAGCGGCACATCGCCCGGCTTGCGCGCGACGGGTTCGACCTGATGCGGCTCAACATCCAGTGGGAGAAGGTCGAACCACACCGCCACCGCCAGGACACCCGCTATCTGCGCTACCTCGACCGGGTCCTGGGCTGGGCCGACCGCTACCGGGTACTGGTCCTGATCGACTGGCATCAGGACGTCTTCGGCCCGGCGTTCGGACACGACGGCATCCCCGCCTGGGCCACCCGCACCGACGGACTGCCCTTCGAGCCCAACCCGGATGACTGGTTCGCGGACTACTTCCAGCCCGCCGTACAGGCCGCCTTCACCCACCTCTACGACGACCCCGACCTGCGCGCCGCCCAGGCTGCCGTCTACGCCAGGGTCGCCACCGCTCTGCGCGGACACCCGTCCCTGCTCGGCTACGACCTGTTCAACGAGCCCTTCGGGCCGGTTCCCGGCGACCCGGACAACCCCGAAGACCGGATCCGTGCCTCCGCCGCCCTGGAACGCGGCCGACTGGCAGCCATGTACCGGCGGCTGATCAGAGCGGTCCGCGCCGCCGACCCCAACGCCTGGCTCTTCCTCGAACCCACGGTCCTGGTCGGCCAGGGCGTTCCCACCAGCCTGCCCGGCTTCCACGACCCGCGGCCCGGCGCCGGCCGCCTGGGCTACGCTCCGCACTCCTACGACACCGCCGTCGAATCAGGCGCCGACTGGGACCCCGCGGACCGCTTCATCGAACACTACGAAACCGCCATCGGCGGCTACCCGGCCGCCCACCGGCTACCGGTACTGGTCGGAGAGTGGGGCCCGCCCCGGGCAACCACCCCCGGGAACGCAGAGCTGATACGACGCCAGGTCGCCTCCATGGACCGCTTCGCCTCGGGCTGGGCGCTGTGGTACGACTGCCGCGCCCCCAACGGCAGCGGCTACTGCGCCTACGGCACCAACGGCGGCCCCGCCCCCGGCAAGGGGCCGGCCTTCGCCCCGTACGCGCCGGTGGTGGCGGGCATCCCCGACACCGACGCCTACACCCCGCCCACCGGGACATACACCCTCACCCTCACCGCCGACGCGACCACACGGCATGCCTGGACGTTCCTCTCCCTGCCCGCCACCGCCTTCCCCCGCGGAGCACGGGTGTCCGTCACCGGGGCGGGCCCGGCGGTGGTGGTGGCAGCCGGCCCCGGCCGGGCCGGGCTGCTGCTCCCGGCAGCCAGGCCGGGGGCCATGGTGCGGGTGACGGCAACCGGCCGCCGCCCCCATGCCGGTCGGCGTGCCCCGTCCTGCCTCGACACGTCACCGGGTCGCCCCGCGGCGACGGACTGCCCATGA